The Acidimicrobiales bacterium genome includes a window with the following:
- a CDS encoding nuclear transport factor 2 family protein produces the protein MFDVPPPDQGVRGIDAYEATWRGFFEWQASGSVFEIESLEVTAGADVAFAYALLRCGTPEELTRRPDERQRLTVGLRKVDGRWVVAHEHHSFPDATGPGGQ, from the coding sequence ATGTTCGACGTGCCACCCCCTGACCAAGGCGTACGCGGGATCGATGCCTACGAAGCGACGTGGCGGGGGTTCTTCGAATGGCAGGCGAGCGGCTCCGTGTTCGAGATCGAATCACTGGAGGTCACCGCTGGGGCCGATGTCGCGTTCGCGTATGCATTGCTCCGTTGCGGCACGCCCGAGGAGCTCACCCGCCGACCCGACGAGCGGCAACGGCTGACGGTCGGCCTGCGCAAGGTCGATGGGCGTTGGGTCGTCGCGCACGAGCACCACTCCTTCCCGGATGCAACAGGCCCGGGCGGCCAGTAG